The following DNA comes from Flavisolibacter ginsenosidimutans.
CTGGACCTTTCTAGACGCAGGGCTGCTTCGGTTAAACAGGCCTTGGCAACGCAATTCGGCATTGACGCAAGCCGCATGCAAACCGACGGCAAAGGCGAAGCGCAGCCGGTTTCGGACAACAACACCAAAGAAGGCAAAGCAAAAAACCGCCGGGTGGAATTTATAAAGCAGTAGCAATATTGCTTGGTACAAAAACTAATCTTTCAATTTTATATTCATGCGTTTTTATAAAAAACTTTTCGTTTTTGTTTTGATGCTTGCTCTTGCTGGCTCATCCCGTGCACAAAGCATTGCAGACATTCCTTTCAAGGAATTGCTGGAAAAGATGCCCTTGCTGCCAAAAGATTTGGCCGCAGCACAGCAGGCATACGGCAAACTCGGTTTTGGTGAAATTCCCACCGATTACAAATCGGCAATGAGTGAAATAGAAGCGATCAAAAAGCAAGGTTTAAAACCTTTGTTCGATTACTTCCAGGCCAACGCAAAGAAGGCCGCCGCAGACCAAAAGTTCCGCTTAAAATTTAGTGCCGAAGAGCAAAGGCTGCTGCGTGATTTCGCCACACTTAATGCGTCGTGGGAAGAAAGTAGCTTCTCTATTTTCAGCGATTGGATTGACCACCGTCCCGGCATTACCAAGCAATCCTGGACGAAGATTAATGCGCCGCTGAGCGGCGCCGGACAAGGCTTGCATGAACAACTTGTGCGTATTGAAAACAGCGTGAACTGGGAGCGGTTTTTTGACGAAGCACGGGAGCGTGAGCCGATGATTCTTTCCGATCCGAAGATTAATGTCTTGAACGAACAGTATACAAAAGAACTAACGGCCGTACCGAAAAAGAAGGTCAAACTTTTTGAAGGCTTTGACGCACTGGCCGACGTATCCGACCCCGATAAATCAATTGCCGTAACAAAAAAATGGAGCGGTACAATACAAGCAGAATATGGAGACTATTACCGTGATCAATACGCCTGGTGGAGCGTAAACCTTGCCCGCTTTAAAACCGCTGCGGCCCAACTGGACGGTATCTTACAGGCTACAAACTTTGGTAAAAACCTTGCCGGAAACGACAAACAACTTTTGCCGGTAATAGCCGACGTACAAGAGAGAGTTATGGCAATGCTTTATCACCTGCATTATACTGCTGCCAGGATTAGCGGCATTGTTACCCAAGTGGCTGCAAACCGTTTGGCTACAGAACAGGCTATCGACAATTTTAAAAAGATACCTGCGCAATGAGGAGAAAGTTTTATGCCTGAATTTCGAACTTCAAATAAACGCTGATTCCTTTGCCTTTTCCCGTTTGGATTTCCATGCGTCAGTTCATGACTTCTACTCGCCTTTTTACTGATTGCAAACCCGTCACGTTTGTTTGACGGTGGGCGTTAAAACCGCCGTCATCATCTTCTATTGTGAGGCTGAGCAAAGCTGTTGTTGGCTCAGTTGCGCCGGGCATTGGTGGCAGGACTTGCATGTTTACCGATGTTGCGAATAAGTTCTTGTGCAATGCGGCCGCGTTCTTTTTCTTCGCCTTCCATGACGGCTTTTAGCAGGTGCAACTCCTTTAATTTTTCTTCTGTTTCTATCCGTTGAGTGATGTCTTGCCAAAACAACGACGGCGTTGATGACGGGTTGTAAAGCTGGTTGATCACAATGGCTTCCAGACAGTGTCGTTCGTCTGCGGCTTTACGAAAAGAAGTGGGCACACAAAGCTCTATTCTCCCCCGAAGAATTTGCTGAATTGATCCGGCAGTTAGGGCAATTCAGCCGAGTTCAAGTAGGCAAATCAATTGGTACCCAACATTTCGACGGTTTTGTAGCCAAGCGATTTGTCGTTGTGTAATCACATGCCTCGAAAGTCGTTTTAGAAACGTAGAGATACTTTCCAGATTCGTCAACGGGAGCAAGAAACTCAAAGGAGTTTCCAATCAATATCGGTAAAAGCGGCCCGGCGGGTCAATCATCTGTTGCAATGGCTTGAATGCGTGTTTTTGTTTCGCTTTCCCGTTGGGAATTAGGAGGGGCGTTTGGATTTATAAGCGTGCGTTGCGTAACAATCTTTCAGAGTCTCTGTTTCTCTTAAAAAATGCAGAAAGAGACGACTGCGACGACAATCATTCTGCTTGCTCGGCAACAGGCGCATTACTTTTCTATCAGCACTTTTATTTTTAAAAATTCAACCGCTTTGGTCAATACCCCGTTGTCGTTTTTTAATGAATTAAACTCGTACAAGAAACGGCAAAGGCGCTGGTAAGGGAAATCAGGATCGTTCATTGGGTGCGAATAATAATTCACTTCTTTCGGCTTGTTTAACGAAGAAGCGGAAACCGTGGCAGCGTTCAGAATATCCGGTTCCACAAGGTTGTTGTTGAAGGTTCCGGTTACTTTCAGGTTCAGGATCAAGCCGAAGTTGTGAATGCCGGTTGTGTCTAGAAAAGCGGCGGCTTTCTCGTCTTCGGTTAACCGCCCCTGCAGGTTGTTTACGTTTTGATAGTCTGCAATTAGTTCTCCTTTTGTTGACCGACGCAGGTAATGCAAAAAGCCAATATCAGATGACCTGCCTTTCTCCTCCGCCATGTAAATTTTAGCGTCCGTTGCGTCATCGTTCGATGCAATCGCCAACTTCTCCAAGGGGTGCCGCGGAACGTAATAGAACTCGGCTTGGTATTGTGCAAGGTAGTTGTGTGTCCCTTCTCTTCGTTCGGTGTACTCCGATGTAGCGTTGCTGTAATCTGTGTCTTCTTTCAACCGCTTGCTGTATTGCACAATTACTTTGTAGGGCTTTTGCTGCAGGTCAATGGCAGCACTGCCTGTTATCACGTCTTTTCTTCCGCAAGGCTGTTCAAACGAGTAATGGGCAACGATGGCGGCGAACACGTATTCAGGCGCTGCCTTGAATTTTACTTTGGCTTTGCCGGCTGCATCGGTTGTAACGGTTGATGGCGTCACCGTTCCGCCGTAAGTGCCTTTGCGCAAAGCGCTGTCGTACATTTCGGCTTTAAACGACACGAGCCGGTTTTTTAGCGGATACCCATCGCAGTCTTTCAAGTTGATTTCTACTTCTGTTTCTTCACCAAGAACCAGTTTGGTTTTCTTTGGTTTTACAACCAGCAATTCTTTTTCCTCCTCGCTGTTGACCACCGGCTTGCCGTACACAACCTTCACGTTTGTTTCTCTTTCGGTTGTCTCGTAGTCAGTAATTGTTTGTTGCAATGAGCCCAACAGCGCTGCCGCTTTTTCGGCAACGCTGTTGTATGTTTCGCCTTCGGAGAAAGAAAAGGGAAGGTTCACGGTTTTAATTTTTTTCCGGGTGATGGCCGTTTCGATGTTTACTGTCAAGAGGAAAACGGTGCCTTCTCCAGTGATGTTTCCGGTGAGAAGGTATTCGCAAAAGCTAAGGGCACCGGCAGGAGGCAGAAACAAGTTGGCTGAAGTAACACCACCGGCAAAAATGGTTTCGGGATTTTTTTCGTTGACGTCATAATATTCCAGGCAGGAAGGAGCGCTTTGGACTTTCTTGCGCAGGGTTGGTGCGATGTAGTAAAGCCGCTTATAGATTTCTGGGTTGGTATTTTCCGTTAAAGCTTTCACGTCAAAGTCCAGCAGCAGCACGCTTAGCGCCGGGCAATTGGCCGTGCAGGTTTTTGTTTGCGCCAGGGTGATGGTTTGCAGTAACAGTAGCGCGGCAATCAATTTCAGTTTCATAACCGGTTATTTTAAATGCGGCCAAAACTACCAGCTCATGGCTGTGCCGTTGTCCGTATTACTTATGCATTTTTGAAATCCGTAGTACTACGTAGAAGAGCAAAAGCTGTACGGTAGAAATTTGCATTTCGGCTTTTACGGAGCGTGAAATAAGTTTGTAGCAATCATGACAAGACAAACCAAACGACTGTTGTTTTTCTGCCTGCTAATTGGGCTTGGCTCTGTAGCTTTTGCGCAGGACACCGCTTTGCTTCGCCTTCAACGTTTGCCCGATGACACTGCAAAGGCAAACCGTCTGCTGGCTTTTGCAAGAACCTACTTTGGTATAGACAACAAGAAAGCCATCGAAATTTTAGAACAAGGGCAAAAACTGAGCGAACAACTCCATTATGATCTGGGGCTTGCTGTGGCTTACAAGCGCATTGGTTATATACACGGACAGGAAGGTGCTTATCAGGATGCAATCAACTACTACCGCCTGGCTTTGAACTATTACCGGAACACGAAAAATGTTGCTGACGTTCTTGCGATTTACAACAACATGGGCGCTAACCTAAGGCAGCTTGGCCGGGTGGACAGCGCCATTCATTATTACATGGAAGGCATTGAAAGGATTGAAGCAACGGACCTGGAAAAAGAAAGCAAATCAACAAAGCAAGACCTTCTCACTACCTACGCGCTGCTGAATACCAATGTGTCGTCCTTGTACGGCACAATGGAGAACGTACCGAAAGCATTGGCGTACGGCGAAAAAGCAATTGCCGCGGCAAAGAAACTGGGTGACACGTCGCAGTTGGTGCTGGCGCTGGTAAGCGTTAGTCACGCCAATGAAGTGAAAAAAGATTTTGCGTCTGGCTTAAACTATGCACGGGAAGCGGTGAGGTTGGCGAAGCTGCAGGACGAGCCGATTGCTCTTTCCAAATCTTATCATTTGCTGTCGATATGCTATACGGGTTTGGGCAATCTGGATTCGGCAATTTATGCGGCCCAACGTTCGATGCAATTGGCGAAGGAGAGCGACCGTCAGCTTTACATAACCTCCTTTCTTGACCTTGCCGATGCGTACCACGAAAAAAAGGAATACCGAAAAGAAGAAGCGCTGTTGATGCAAGGGTTGAAAGAGTTACAGGCAGTGAACAACATGGCTTTTTACGGCCGGAACCTTTACGAAAAATTGGCCAATACCAAATACGCTTTGGGAGACTACAAAGCGGCCTTTGATTTTTTCGAAAAATCCATTGCTTACAAAGACTCTACGTTGAGCGAAGAAAACCGGGAGACGGTTGCCAAACTGGAAACACAATACCAGACGGCAGAAAAAGAAAAAGTCATTTCCGAGAACAAATTGCAACTGGCGCAAAAAGATTTACAACTTCAAAAGAACCGTAACTATATGTATTATACATTGGCTGCCCTTGTGGTGGCGCTGCTGATTGCTGCTTTGTTGTTCATCAGGGCAAGACACAAGAGGCGACTGCATCAAAAAGAACTGAAAGCAATTCAGCAGCAAAAAGAATTGCAGTTGCTGCAAGCCTTAATGCAAGGCGAAGAAAAAGAACGCAGCCGCATTGCCAAAGACTTACACGACGGCGTAGCCGGTATGCTGGCGGCGGTGAAGATGCACTTCAGCAGCATGCCGATGGCCGATGAACTGGAAAGTACGGAAGGCTACCGGCAAGGCATGAAGTTGTTGAACGAAGCCACCCAGGAGGTTCGAAAGACCTCGCACAACCTGATGCCGGAAGTGCTGTTGCAACACGGACTTGACGAAGCGCTTCGCCGCTATTGTGCCAGTGTGAACAACAGCCGCACGCTTCACATTGAGTACGACAGTTGGGGTGAGGTCGATCGCTTTGACGACGGCTTCGAGCTATCGGTTTACCGCATTGTACAGGAACTGGTAAACAACATCATCAAGCATTCCCAAGCCACGCAGGCCATGGTGCAACTGACACAACAGAAGGACCTACTTTCCATCTCCATTGAAGACAACGGCGTTGGCTTTTCAAACGATGGAGGCAAAGAAGGAATGGGTTTGCGCAGCCTGCAAAGCCGCATTAAGGCCATGAATGGAAAATTAGAAGTAGAAGCCTCGGAACAAAGCGGCGTGAGTGCTTACCTTGAGTTTGACGTTGCGGAACTAAAAAAAGAAATCCTAACAGTACATGACTAAAGTGCGCCTGGCAATCATAGACGATCATGCCGTTGTAATTGACGGTTTAAAAACCATGCTCAATGCATTCGATAACCTGGATGTGGTATTCACAACGCAAAGTGGCCGGGAGCTTTTGGAGCGATTTCGAACCGTTGTTCCCGATGTATTGCTGATGGACATTCAAATGCCGGAAATGAACGGCATTGATTTGTGCAAGCAGGTTTTGCGGCAACATTCCAACGTAAAAATTATTGCCTTCAGTTCCTTTGACGACTCGAACTATGTAAAGCAGATTTTTCGCAGCGGCGCCAAGGGCTACTTGTTAAAGAACAGCGACAAACATACCATCGTTAAAGCCATCGAAACCGTCATGCAAGGCGAAGAGTACATGGACGAAACCATCAAGAAAATTTTGTTACAGGAAAGTCTTACTGGTCAGCGGCGGTCTATTTATGAAGTACCGCTGACAAAGCGGGAGAAAGAAATTTTAAAGTTGGTTGCGGAAGGTTTGTCCAGCCAGGAAATTGCCGACAAACTGTTTATCTCGCTGCGCACGGTAGAAACGCATCGCCTCAACATCAACCAGAAGCTGGATGTTAAAAACACCGCAGGCTTGGTGAAGGAAGCCATCAAGCGAGGGCTGATGGATTAGCGGCTACGTAGTTGTGCTGATTTGTTTAATCCAACGTTTCTACGCAAACACAGATGCTCTCTCTTTTCTTGTTTTGCACTGCTTTCAAATAAAAACAAGCAAAACAAGATCATGAAAAAAATGTTTACCCTTTTCCTTGCCGTGTGCATTTCAGCCGTCGCCTTTACGCAAAACAACGGCCTTCATTTTGACGGCGTAGATGATTACGTTGAAATCAACGCACCGAACAATTTTCTTTCCGGCAGCGCATTCACCATTGAGCTTTGGTACAAGCCAACGGCTGCTTCACAGCACGAGCAGACTTTGATTTCAAGAGGCAGCGGCAACAGCTTTTGGGAGATTGGCAACAACGGCAAATGGGACAATGCCAGCAGCCTGTTTTTTTATCATCCGCTTTCTTACCCGCTGGAAGATTTCGGCGTTTATTCTTACGACTTTTCCATTCTTAATCAATGGCATCACGTTGCGGTCACTTCGGATGGAAACACACTGCGGTTTTACCACGATGGACGAATGATTACGCAAGACCCGGTTGACGGCCCTCTTGGATCGGCAACGGGCCCGATTCGCTTGGGTGCACCAACGGGTTATACCAGCGTCTCTTCGCCCACGTTTGACGGAGGATACTTCAGCGGTGTTATGGATGAACTGCGCATCTGGAGCGTGGCCAGAACAGCCGAAGAAATTCAAGCCGACCGGCAACGTGAGATACCGGGCAATGCAAGTGGTTTGGTTGCTTATTACAACTTTAACCAAGGAGTGATTGGCGGCACTAACGGCGGTGTTGTTTCTCTTACCAATAACACGGGTTCAGGATTGAACGGTACGTTGACAAACTTCGGGCTTTCGGGAAATTCATCAAACTGGGTGGCTGGCTTCCCGATTGCCGGGGCTCTGCCTGTAAGGTTGGTTGATTTCTCCGCGCAGCAAATTAATGCCGGCACGAAGCTGAACTGGACAACCACGATGGAAGATAACGTACGTGTTTTCGAAATCGAGCGAAGCACAGACGCAAGAAGCTTTGCAAGGATTGGCGAAGCGATTCCGAAAGGCACTGCCAACGGTTCGCAATACAGCTTTGTTGACAGAACCCCTACGGAAAAAACAAATTATTACCGTTTGAGAACGGTGGACAGAGATGGAACGTCTTTTTACAGTCAAATTGTTAGTGTTGGCAAGGATTTGAAAAATGCGATCAGCGTTTTCCCTAATCCGGTCGAGCATCAACTGAACATACAATTGAATAGTCGGGAAGCTTTGCCCCTGTCAATTCTTGATGTGCACGGAAGAATTGTAAAAACTCTCCGAATGCACCCCAATACGCAGTCCGTATCAATTGATGTGAGTGGTTTGTACAGGGGGAATTATTTCATTCAAGTAGGGGCTAATGCTGTGGGATTTGTAAAACTGTAAGGGTACAAACTTTTATATTGGTTAAATAACTCGCTAGCCTTCCCTATTTCATTTAAATAAATACTGCTATAAATGGCTGAAAAAGATGTCCTGAAGCACAATCTTGTTATTTTTTAGGATAAACTAAGACAGCCAAGACGCAAAAAGTCGAACTCTCTTGAGTTCGACTTTTCAAAGTTGGTGGAGCAGAGCGGACAAAGATCGAACCAGTTATTAGAGGACTTAATTATATTATCGAAGCTAATGGGTTGAATACAGTACTATTTTATGGATGTGGAAAAGGAGCAGTTCCACCTTTGTCCGCTTGCCTTATCTCAGAGATTTCTGGACCTTCGGTGTAAAGTAGGTTTTTGCGCTTGATTTGTGTTACTATCTAAAGCGGTATTCGGTGATCGGCTATCCCATTATGTTGAACGCGGCAAATAAATAGCCTCCTGTAAAGGCAGAGGTGTTATTCAATCTAGTTTGCTTATCCATGCCTTTCTGGCCGCATAAGATGTTCCTTGGTAAATAAAAGTGCTTTGGCTTAGCGCATTTAAACAGTCACAGTTTCTAAACCGGAGTGCTCGACTCCTTCGACGTAAAGTAAAACTCCGGTTTCGTTAATTAGTATTCAATCATCTTTTTTTCTTCAACGTCGATTCACGAATTTTTAATTCGGTTGGCAATGTAAGACTCACAAAGTTCTTCACTGGTCTTTTGCTTTCGATGAGTTGCAGCAAAAGTTCCATTGCTTTCTTTCCCATGTCGAAGGCCGATTGCACAACGGTGGTTAGCGGTGGATGAAACAATTGTGGTTCACCAAAATTACTGAAGCCGCCAATGGCAATGCGACCCGGAACTTTTATCTCTTTGCTATTTAAAATGGCAAGCACTTTTATGGTGATGCGGTCGGAAGCAGTGGTGATGGCATCGGGCGGCGTTGGCAAGTCCAAAAGTTCTTCTACGGCTTGGCGGACTTCTTCGTCTTTACCTCCTCCGTGTGAGCAGTATTTTATGTAACACTCGTTTATCGGCTGACCGTTTTCTGTTAAAGCTTTTTCGTAACCGCGCAACCGTGTTTTTGTGATAGACAATTGCTGGGAACTGGTGATATGTGCAATGCGTTTGTATCCTTGTTTGATCAAATGTTCAACCAATTGGTAGGAGCCCCCTTCGTTGTCTACCACGACTTTATGTGTTTGGATATTTTCGGGTACGCGGTCAAAGAAAACCACCGGTATGCCCTGCTGGATAGTTTCCTCAAAGTGGCGCAGATCTTCGGTTTCGTTCGAAAGCGAAACCAGTAAACCATCTACCAGTTTCCATTTTAAATGTTCAAGCCCTTTGACTTCCTTTTGATACGATTCATGGCTTTGTGATATCATCACGTGATAGTCGCTGCTTGATGCGACGGACTCAATGCCGTTTACAACTTCTGCATAAAAGTTATTGGGAATACTGCTCAACATTACACCCACAGAGCGGCTTTGTTTGTTCTTTAAACTCTGTGCCATCAGGTTGGGACGATAGTTGTGCGCTACCGCGTAGGCCTTCACCCGTTGCGTGGTGGCCTTGCTGATTTTATAGCTGCCTTTGAGTGCGCGGGCAACCGATGACGGTGCAAGATTCAGCGCCTTGGCAATGTCTTTAATGGTGACAGCTTTTGATTTTTTGTTGTCCATTTTTAGCAGAGGTTTCCCTTTCAACGACCGAAGGCAAACGTTTGCCCAAAAAAAGGGAATAATTGTTAAACTCCGTTAACAAATGGATTAGTTTAGTACTTACTTTGGACAAAGATTACCAAAGTCCAATTTTTAACTATCAAAGCTTGCTATGCTCGCAAAAGAAAGAAAAGGTTTCAAAAGCGTTGTTCTACTCAGCCAAGGTTTTCTTTCGCACGAGGTTTTAACATCACTTATTTCATTTTTAGCCGGATGAGTAGAAGCGTTAGCATGTGCAGAATCGCACACTTCTTTTAATGCTTTCAACAAGCTTTACGAAAAGTAAATCCGCCATCTTATAAAAACTCAAACTGCAATTTGCACGTGGTGATTTGTATACGCAACCATCGTTTACGGGACTAGCCATTGCAGGACAGAGTACAAAAGAAAATTGACAGCTATATGAAGTCGTTTTACGCATTCCAAAAAGGGAAACAGAGCAGTTTCTGCTCGTCTTCTTCGCGCAATTGTTCGCAACGATTACCACAACTTGAAGAGTTCAAAAAAAAATTCACTAAACACTTTGTTTGGGTTTTTGTTTTCCTTTTTTTGTTTCAGGCCGGGTTTGGACAAAACTTGGTTGCCGGTAGAGTAACCGATGACAAAGGTTCACCGCTTGAGGGTGTGAGTGTGCAGGCTAAGGGCACCTCAGGAGGTGTCACAACCAACAACCAGGGACGGTACTCTCTCACTCTTTCCGGCGGCAGCGATACCCTTGTGTTTAGTTACGTTGGATTTGGCACACAGGAAGTAGCAATCGGTGGACGCAAATCAATTGACATAAGCCTTTTGTCAGATGCAAAAGCTCTTGCCGATGTAGTGGTGGTTGGTTATGGAAAACAGAAAAAAGTAAACCTTGTTGGTTCTGTTTCAGCCGTAAATGTTGACGATAAACTTACCAGTCGTGCTTTGCCGAATATTTCTTCCGGTTTGGAAGGACTGGTGCCCGGTTTGGCCGTTACGCAAAACTCCGGTATGGCAGGCAGCAACGGCGCTAGTCTTCTCATTCGCGGCCTTGGTACGGTGAACAATGCAAGCCCGTTGATCGTTGTTGACGGCATGCCCGATATTGACATTAACCGCATCAACATTAACGACATCGAATCCGTCTCTGTTTTGAAAGATGCTACGTCTGCATCAGTGTACGGTTCACGAGCGGCCAACGGTGTGATATTAATAACGACGCGGTCGGGTAAGAACCAGCGCAAAACAGCCATCACGTTTAATAGCACAACAGCGCTGACCAAGCCTACAAAAGGCTTTGATTTTTTAGCCAATTATCCACGTGCGCTGACGCTGGAGCAGCGCCGTGCATCGACCAATACCTTGCCGTCCAACCTTCTCTTTAAGAACGGCACCATTGACCAGTGGCTGGCCTTGGGCATGATTGATCCGGTGCGT
Coding sequences within:
- a CDS encoding Ig-like domain-containing protein — its product is MKLKLIAALLLLQTITLAQTKTCTANCPALSVLLLDFDVKALTENTNPEIYKRLYYIAPTLRKKVQSAPSCLEYYDVNEKNPETIFAGGVTSANLFLPPAGALSFCEYLLTGNITGEGTVFLLTVNIETAITRKKIKTVNLPFSFSEGETYNSVAEKAAALLGSLQQTITDYETTERETNVKVVYGKPVVNSEEEKELLVVKPKKTKLVLGEETEVEINLKDCDGYPLKNRLVSFKAEMYDSALRKGTYGGTVTPSTVTTDAAGKAKVKFKAAPEYVFAAIVAHYSFEQPCGRKDVITGSAAIDLQQKPYKVIVQYSKRLKEDTDYSNATSEYTERREGTHNYLAQYQAEFYYVPRHPLEKLAIASNDDATDAKIYMAEEKGRSSDIGFLHYLRRSTKGELIADYQNVNNLQGRLTEDEKAAAFLDTTGIHNFGLILNLKVTGTFNNNLVEPDILNAATVSASSLNKPKEVNYYSHPMNDPDFPYQRLCRFLYEFNSLKNDNGVLTKAVEFLKIKVLIEK
- a CDS encoding tetratricopeptide repeat-containing sensor histidine kinase, yielding MTRQTKRLLFFCLLIGLGSVAFAQDTALLRLQRLPDDTAKANRLLAFARTYFGIDNKKAIEILEQGQKLSEQLHYDLGLAVAYKRIGYIHGQEGAYQDAINYYRLALNYYRNTKNVADVLAIYNNMGANLRQLGRVDSAIHYYMEGIERIEATDLEKESKSTKQDLLTTYALLNTNVSSLYGTMENVPKALAYGEKAIAAAKKLGDTSQLVLALVSVSHANEVKKDFASGLNYAREAVRLAKLQDEPIALSKSYHLLSICYTGLGNLDSAIYAAQRSMQLAKESDRQLYITSFLDLADAYHEKKEYRKEEALLMQGLKELQAVNNMAFYGRNLYEKLANTKYALGDYKAAFDFFEKSIAYKDSTLSEENRETVAKLETQYQTAEKEKVISENKLQLAQKDLQLQKNRNYMYYTLAALVVALLIAALLFIRARHKRRLHQKELKAIQQQKELQLLQALMQGEEKERSRIAKDLHDGVAGMLAAVKMHFSSMPMADELESTEGYRQGMKLLNEATQEVRKTSHNLMPEVLLQHGLDEALRRYCASVNNSRTLHIEYDSWGEVDRFDDGFELSVYRIVQELVNNIIKHSQATQAMVQLTQQKDLLSISIEDNGVGFSNDGGKEGMGLRSLQSRIKAMNGKLEVEASEQSGVSAYLEFDVAELKKEILTVHD
- a CDS encoding LamG-like jellyroll fold domain-containing protein; this translates as MKKMFTLFLAVCISAVAFTQNNGLHFDGVDDYVEINAPNNFLSGSAFTIELWYKPTAASQHEQTLISRGSGNSFWEIGNNGKWDNASSLFFYHPLSYPLEDFGVYSYDFSILNQWHHVAVTSDGNTLRFYHDGRMITQDPVDGPLGSATGPIRLGAPTGYTSVSSPTFDGGYFSGVMDELRIWSVARTAEEIQADRQREIPGNASGLVAYYNFNQGVIGGTNGGVVSLTNNTGSGLNGTLTNFGLSGNSSNWVAGFPIAGALPVRLVDFSAQQINAGTKLNWTTTMEDNVRVFEIERSTDARSFARIGEAIPKGTANGSQYSFVDRTPTEKTNYYRLRTVDRDGTSFYSQIVSVGKDLKNAISVFPNPVEHQLNIQLNSREALPLSILDVHGRIVKTLRMHPNTQSVSIDVSGLYRGNYFIQVGANAVGFVKL
- a CDS encoding LacI family DNA-binding transcriptional regulator, coding for MDNKKSKAVTIKDIAKALNLAPSSVARALKGSYKISKATTQRVKAYAVAHNYRPNLMAQSLKNKQSRSVGVMLSSIPNNFYAEVVNGIESVASSSDYHVMISQSHESYQKEVKGLEHLKWKLVDGLLVSLSNETEDLRHFEETIQQGIPVVFFDRVPENIQTHKVVVDNEGGSYQLVEHLIKQGYKRIAHITSSQQLSITKTRLRGYEKALTENGQPINECYIKYCSHGGGKDEEVRQAVEELLDLPTPPDAITTASDRITIKVLAILNSKEIKVPGRIAIGGFSNFGEPQLFHPPLTTVVQSAFDMGKKAMELLLQLIESKRPVKNFVSLTLPTELKIRESTLKKKR
- a CDS encoding response regulator; translated protein: MTKVRLAIIDDHAVVIDGLKTMLNAFDNLDVVFTTQSGRELLERFRTVVPDVLLMDIQMPEMNGIDLCKQVLRQHSNVKIIAFSSFDDSNYVKQIFRSGAKGYLLKNSDKHTIVKAIETVMQGEEYMDETIKKILLQESLTGQRRSIYEVPLTKREKEILKLVAEGLSSQEIADKLFISLRTVETHRLNINQKLDVKNTAGLVKEAIKRGLMD